The Sphaerisporangium siamense genome includes the window AGATCCCCCTGCTGATCGGCGGCGACGGCAAGCGCGTCGTGCTGCGCACCGTGGCACGGCACGCCGACGCCTGGAACACGATGGCGTGGCGGTTCGAGGAGGGCACCAGGACGCTGGACGAGTGGTGCGCCCGCCTGGACCGCGACCCCGCCGAGATCGAGCGGAGCTGCTTCCTGACCGCGCCCGAGCACCTGGACCAGGTGGACCGGCTGGTCGCGGCCGGTGCGCGGCACATCATCATGCAGGTCGGCGACCCGTTCGACCTCGGCCTCGTCGACCGGCTGCTGAGCCTCGCCCGCGAGTCCGCGGCCTAGCGGACGGCCGGCAAGACGCGGCGGACGCGGAAGACGCGGAAGACGGCTCGCGGGCCGGCCGGAGAGCCGGCCCGCGGGTCCGTGCTGAAGGCGGTACGGCGTCCCCGTGCGCATGGCTAGTCCGGCGGCCAGCCCATCAGCTCGTAGATCAGGCGGCCCGCCTGGTCCGCCGACAGGTGGTGGATCCCGGTCATGCCGGCGAGCTCGGCGCCCCGCACGTTCGCCTCGTTGTCGTCCACGTGGATGCACTGCTCCGGCAGCACCCCGATCAGCTCGGCGGTGTAGGTGTAGATCTCGGGGTCGGGCTTGCGCATGCCGACCGTGCCGGAGACGACGACGGTGTCGAACAGCTCCCACCAGTCGCGGGCGTCGTAGTCGAAGTTCCACGAGTTCGACAGCACCGCGGTGTGCACGCCGTGCCGGCGGGCGCGCACCAGCAGGTCCTCCATCGCGTGGTCCATCTGCACGCTGGCGTGGAAGCGGGACACCAGCCCCTTGGGGTCGACCACGTGGCCGTCGGTGGTGCGGATCTCGGCGGCGAATAGCCGCTCGAATTCCGGAATCGACATCTGGCCGCGTTCCAGGAGCTGTATCGGGGTGTATTTCCCGTCCACCACCGGGCGCTCCGTCCACTCGCGCATGAGCTCGGTGAAATGGACCAGGTCCAAAAGCTCGGCGGCGGCGAAGTTGGCGAAGACGTCCTTGGCGGGTAACGTCAGCGTGCCGCCGTAGTCGAACAGCAGGGCTCGGTAACGGCTATTCGGCATGTGTGGCGACCTCCTCCGTCGTGGCGCGTCGCGACAGCCGTAGGATACGTCCGCGGAGCAGGCAGCGGAAGGGGCGTTCCCGCTGCCTATCGCCGCGACTTGACGAAGCCTCACCCGGCGAGTGGACGTCCGCGCGCACCGCCGCCTAATGTCGGTTTCGGCTCGCTCGTCACGGTTCAGGAGTTTTCCGCGTCGTCCGTTATCAGCCCGGAAACGGAGGACTGTTTTGGCCACCCTGCGCACCCCTCCCAAGGCGCTGATTATCGGATTGGACGGCGCCGGTTTCGATATTATCGACCGCCTCGTTTCGGCCGGCCGGTTGCCGAATCTGGCCGCGCTGCTCGGCGCCGGGGCCTCGGCGCCCGTCGACTGCACCTGGCCGGCCCACACCGCGCCGGGGTGGAGCTCGTTCGTCACCGGGCGGCGGCCGGGCGGGCACGGCGTCTACCAGTTCTTCGACACCCAGGACCCCGGGTACGGCGCGCACATCGTGGGCTCCTCCGACCTCGGCTGCTCCTCGGCGTGGGACTGGCTGGCCGCGCAGGGCTGGTCGCTCGGCCTGGTGAACGTGCCGATGTCGCACCCGCCGCGCGACCTGCCCGGCTACCAGATCACCTGGCCCCTCCAGCAGACGATCCGCTACTGCAGGCCGGCCGGGCTGCTCGCGGAGCTGGCGAGGAACGGCGTCCACTTCCAGTCGGACCTGGCGACGATGTTCCGCGGCGACCTCGGGTACCTCGACGAGGCGGTCGCCAACGTCGAGGCGCGCGTCCGGTCGCTGGAGTACCTCATGACCGCCCACCCGACCGACCTGGTGATGGCGGTCCTGACCGAGGCCGACCGGGTGTGCCACCACTACTGGCACTTCTGGGACCCCGGCCACCCGCGGCACGCGCCGGCGCCCGAGGGCAGCGGCTGGGACGAGGCGATCGAGCGGATCTACGGGGCGCTCGACGACGGCGTGGGCCGGCTGCTGGACATGGTCGGCGACGAGACCTCGATCGTGGTGGCGTCCGACCACGGGCTCGGCGTCGGCCGGTACGGCGTCGCGGTCCACCGGCTGCTGGAGGACGCCGGGCTGCTCGCCACCGTCCCGGCCGGTGGGGCGCGGGACGGCGGGCAGGCGAGCTGGTTCGCCGGCGCGCGGCGCTCCGTCGACTTCGGGCGGACGCGCGTCTACATGCCGGTGCCGGGCAGCTACGGCCTGAACGTGAACCTGGCCGGCCGGCAGCGCGACGGCGTCGTCGCCGAGCGGGACAGGGCCGCGGTCCTCGCCGAGGCCGCCGCCCTGCTGGAGGACCTCCGGCCGCCCGGCCGCGACGGCTTACCGGTGTTCTCGGCGGTCGTGCCCCGCGACGTGGTCTACCCGGGCGTCAACGTCGGACGGGCGCCCGACCTGCTGCTCGTGCCGCGCGACGAGAGCGTGCTGCCGATCCCGGACCTGGAAGGGCCGGTGTGGCGGCCGAGCTGGCAGACCGGCCTGCACCGGTACCAGGGCATGTGGATCCACCGCTCGCCGCGGGTCACGCCCGGGCGGCTGGCCGAGCCGGTCCGCATCGTGGACCTGCTGCCGACCCTGCTCGCCGAGCTCGGCGCGAGCTGGCCGGACTCGATCGACGGCCACCCGGTGCCGGTGGTGCGGGAGCGGCACGCCCGCCCGCTCGGCCCCCTGGCCGAGGACGAGGTCGTGGCGCCGGCCCCGGCCGGGCCGACCGAGGAAGACCAGTACACCAGTCAACGACTCCGGGAGATGGGCTACCTGTAGGCGGGCCCTCGACGCGAAGGACACCTGATGGAAGACACCAAGGCAAAGCTGCGGAAGATCCTCGTCGAGTCGCTGGAGCTGTCCCGGGACGCCGCCGACATCCCCGACACCAACCTGGTGCAGGAGCTGGGACTCGATTCGATCAACACGCTGGAGTACCTGATCTGGGTGGAGAGCGAGTTCGGCATCCAGATCGCCGACGAGGACCTCTCGGTCGACCTGATCAACGACCTGAACGTCCTCGCCTCCTACGTCGAGGCCCGCGTGGCCCAGTCGGTGTGAGACCGTGGCCTCTCCCCACCGCACCCCCCACGGTGCCCCCCGCCGTGTCGTCGTCGTCATCACCGAAGGCGCCACCCCGGAGCTGCTGACCCGGTGGAGCGACACGGGCGCGCTGCCCAACTTCGCCCGGCTGTTCCGCTCCGGCCGGTCCGGGCCGCTCGACGCGGACGGGGTGCCGTACGAGCCGCCCGGCCTGGTGTCGCTGCTGACCGGGCGCCGCCCCGGCGACCACGGCTTCTACTCGTACTGGTCGGTCCACGACCCCGACCACCAGCCGAGGGTGCTCACCGCCGAACGGCACCGGCACCCGCTGCTGTGGCAGCAGTCCGAGCTCGTCGGGCTGCGCTTCGCCTGCGTCGGGATCTTCGGCACCCATCCGCCCGCCCCGATGCCCGGTTCCCTGATCACCTACCCGATGCGGACGACGCTGCACGCCTGCTACCCGCCGAACCTGCACCGCACCCTCGCCGAGCGCGGCATCAAGCCGGTGCACGACGTGTCGATCTGGTGGTCGGGCCAGCCGCGGGCCGAGCTGCTGCCCCGGCTGCTGGAGGCCGACGTCCGGCGCGGGCAGGCCGCGCTGACGCTGTTCGACGAGGGCGCCGACGTCACGCTGGTGAACCTCACCGCGATCGACCGCTGCTCGCACATCTTCTGGCAGGAGCTGGAGCTCGGGCCGGAGCGGGAGGCCGCGAGCGCGGTCTTCGCCGCGTACCGCACCGCGGACGGCGTGCTCGGCGACTTCCTGGACCGCCTCGACGACCGCACCACGCTGGTCGCGTTCTCCGAGATCGGCTTCGGGCCGCTGCGGGCGTACTGCTCGATGAACGACGTGCTGGAGAGCGCCGGGCTGTTCGGCCGGGCCGAGCACGGCGGCACCGCCTGGGAGAAGACCGCCGCGTTCGAGGCGGTCCAGGGCACGCACGGGGTGAACGTCAACCTGCGCGGCCGCTACGGCTCGGGCACGGTCGCCGCCGAGGACTACGAGCGGGTCCGCGACGACGCCGCGCGGGCGCTGCTGGAGGCGGTCAACCCGCGCACCGGACTGCCCTACCTGTCCGCCGTGCTGCGCCGCGAGGAGGTCTACCGGGGCGGGGCCCTGGAGCAGGCGCCCGATCTCGTCCTGGAACCCGCCGACTGGCGGTACCTGCCGCTGGGCGACCCGGGCTGGGCGTCGCACGTGCACCGGCACTGGCAGAGCGCCTGGCACCGGCGCCGCTCGTACTGGGCCGCGGCCGGCGCCGGCGTGCGTCCGGGCCGGGCCGAGGAGGTCGCCACCCCGGTGGACGTGGCCGCCGCGGTGGTCGGCTACGCCGGGCGCGAGGTGCCCGCCGGCTTCGCGGGAACGCCGCTGGAGGATCTGCGATGAGGCTACTGCCGCTGGCGATCACCAAGGTGGACGACCACGAGGCCTGCGTCGGCGCGGTCACCGAGGCCGGCGAGTGGATCAGGCCGGAGCCCGTGGCGACCGCGCAGGTGACCGCGGCCGACTCGCCGTTCCGGTACTGGCACCGCACCGAGGTCCCCCTCGGGCCGTCGGCGGAACCGGACGCGCGGCCGGAGGACAGGGCGGTGCGCGGGGCGCCCGTCCTCGACCC containing:
- a CDS encoding HAD family hydrolase gives rise to the protein MPNSRYRALLFDYGGTLTLPAKDVFANFAAAELLDLVHFTELMREWTERPVVDGKYTPIQLLERGQMSIPEFERLFAAEIRTTDGHVVDPKGLVSRFHASVQMDHAMEDLLVRARRHGVHTAVLSNSWNFDYDARDWWELFDTVVVSGTVGMRKPDPEIYTYTAELIGVLPEQCIHVDDNEANVRGAELAGMTGIHHLSADQAGRLIYELMGWPPD
- a CDS encoding alkaline phosphatase family protein; translated protein: MASPHRTPHGAPRRVVVVITEGATPELLTRWSDTGALPNFARLFRSGRSGPLDADGVPYEPPGLVSLLTGRRPGDHGFYSYWSVHDPDHQPRVLTAERHRHPLLWQQSELVGLRFACVGIFGTHPPAPMPGSLITYPMRTTLHACYPPNLHRTLAERGIKPVHDVSIWWSGQPRAELLPRLLEADVRRGQAALTLFDEGADVTLVNLTAIDRCSHIFWQELELGPEREAASAVFAAYRTADGVLGDFLDRLDDRTTLVAFSEIGFGPLRAYCSMNDVLESAGLFGRAEHGGTAWEKTAAFEAVQGTHGVNVNLRGRYGSGTVAAEDYERVRDDAARALLEAVNPRTGLPYLSAVLRREEVYRGGALEQAPDLVLEPADWRYLPLGDPGWASHVHRHWQSAWHRRRSYWAAAGAGVRPGRAEEVATPVDVAAAVVGYAGREVPAGFAGTPLEDLR
- a CDS encoding acyl carrier protein, with translation MEDTKAKLRKILVESLELSRDAADIPDTNLVQELGLDSINTLEYLIWVESEFGIQIADEDLSVDLINDLNVLASYVEARVAQSV
- a CDS encoding alkaline phosphatase family protein encodes the protein MSVSARSSRFRSFPRRPLSARKRRTVLATLRTPPKALIIGLDGAGFDIIDRLVSAGRLPNLAALLGAGASAPVDCTWPAHTAPGWSSFVTGRRPGGHGVYQFFDTQDPGYGAHIVGSSDLGCSSAWDWLAAQGWSLGLVNVPMSHPPRDLPGYQITWPLQQTIRYCRPAGLLAELARNGVHFQSDLATMFRGDLGYLDEAVANVEARVRSLEYLMTAHPTDLVMAVLTEADRVCHHYWHFWDPGHPRHAPAPEGSGWDEAIERIYGALDDGVGRLLDMVGDETSIVVASDHGLGVGRYGVAVHRLLEDAGLLATVPAGGARDGGQASWFAGARRSVDFGRTRVYMPVPGSYGLNVNLAGRQRDGVVAERDRAAVLAEAAALLEDLRPPGRDGLPVFSAVVPRDVVYPGVNVGRAPDLLLVPRDESVLPIPDLEGPVWRPSWQTGLHRYQGMWIHRSPRVTPGRLAEPVRIVDLLPTLLAELGASWPDSIDGHPVPVVRERHARPLGPLAEDEVVAPAPAGPTEEDQYTSQRLREMGYL